In Bradyrhizobium guangdongense, the sequence GAATGCAAGAAGCGTGCTACTTGCCCGGTAGCTTGTCGTCCATGCCCTTGACGTAGAAATTCATGCCGAGGATCTGGCCGTCGGCGAGATTGGCGCCGCCCTTGCACTCGATCTCCTTGCCGTCCTGCCCAATCACAGGGCATTTGAACGGGTGCAGCTTGCCTGCGGTGATCGCGGCCTGGGCATCCTCGGCGATCTTCTTCACGTCGTCGGGCATGTTGGTGTAGGGCGCCATCGCGAACATGTGGCTGTCAAGCCCGCCCCAGGTGTCCTCAGACTTCCAGGTGCCGTCGAGCTCGGCCTTGACGCGTTCGATGTAGTAGGGGCCCCAGGTATCGAGGATCGAAGTCAGCTGGGTCTTGGGTCCGAACTTGATCATCTCGGAGTCTTGGCCGAAGGCGAGCTTGCCGCGTTCGCTGGCGATCTGCATCGCGGCGGGCGAGTCCGTGTGCTGCATGATGACGTCAGCGCCCTGGTCGATCAGCGCCTTGGCGGCATCGGCTTCCTTGCCCGGGTCGAACCAGGTGTTGGCCCAGATGATCTTGACCTTGATGTTCGGGTTGATGGTCTGGGCCGCGATCATCGTCGCGTTGATGCCAGAGACGACCTCCGGAATCGGGAACGAGCCGATATAGCCGAGCACGCCGGACTTGGACATCTTGGCGGCGATCAGGCCTTGAATGTAGCGGCCCTGATACCACTTGGACGAATAGGTCGACATGTTCGCGTTGCGCTTGTAGCCGGTGGCGTGCTCGAAATGCACGTTCGGATATTTCTTGGCGACCTTCAGCGTCGGATCCATGTAGCCGAATGACGTCGTGAAGATCAGCTTGTTGCCGGCGCGGACGAGCTGCTCGATGGCGCGCTCGGCGTCGGGACCTTCGGGGACGTTTTCCAGATATGTGGTCTCGATCCTGTCCCCGAGCTCCTTCACCAGCGCCTGCCGGGCAAGCTCGTGCTGGTAGGTCCAGCCGAGATCGCCGATCGGGCCGAGGTAAATGAAGCCGACCTTGAGCTTGTCGGCGGCGGAGGCTGCACTGATGCTCCCGGCAAGCAGAAGGCCGGCAGCTAGCGCAACAAGTGATTTCCTCATCATCAATCTCCAACATCAGGGGAAAGCCACAATCCGCAACGCGCGCGCCCCATCGCGCACGTCCCGGACATCAAAACTCTTAGCGGTCAGGCACGAACACGGTGCCGAGCGCGGCCGGCGCGGTCGAGCCGCCGGTGCGCGCGCGGGAGAGCAGGACCAGCACGATGACGGTCGCCAGATAAGGCAGCGCGGACATGAACTGCGAGGGAATGCCGACGCCCCAGCCTTGCGCGTGCAATTGCAGGATCGTTACTGCGCCAAACAGATAAGCGCCGATCACCAGCCGGCCCGGTCGCCACGACGCGAACACGACCAGCGCCAGCGCGATCCAGCCGCGACCGGCGGTCATGCCGGGAATGAAGAACGGCGTGTAGGCGAGCGGCAGGTAAGCGCCGGCAAGGCCGGCGCAGGCGCCGCCGAACATCACTGCGAGGGTGCGGATGCGCAGCACGGGATAGCCGAGCGCGTGCGCGGAGATGTGATTGTCGCCGCAGGCACGCAGGATCAGTCCTGCGCGCGTGCGGTAAAGGAACCACCAGACGCCGATGATGAGGGCGATGGAGAAATAGACGAAAGCATCTTCGCCGAACAGCACGCGGCCGATCAGCGGAATGTCCGTGAGGCCGGGAATA encodes:
- a CDS encoding BMP family ABC transporter substrate-binding protein, whose translation is MRKSLVALAAGLLLAGSISAASAADKLKVGFIYLGPIGDLGWTYQHELARQALVKELGDRIETTYLENVPEGPDAERAIEQLVRAGNKLIFTTSFGYMDPTLKVAKKYPNVHFEHATGYKRNANMSTYSSKWYQGRYIQGLIAAKMSKSGVLGYIGSFPIPEVVSGINATMIAAQTINPNIKVKIIWANTWFDPGKEADAAKALIDQGADVIMQHTDSPAAMQIASERGKLAFGQDSEMIKFGPKTQLTSILDTWGPYYIERVKAELDGTWKSEDTWGGLDSHMFAMAPYTNMPDDVKKIAEDAQAAITAGKLHPFKCPVIGQDGKEIECKGGANLADGQILGMNFYVKGMDDKLPGK
- a CDS encoding ABC transporter permease produces the protein MELVEAIILSVLAASTPLLIAATGELVTERSGVLNLGVEGMMIVGAACGFGGAWLTGSIFIGALFGIVAGTLMSLIFALMALGLAVNQVATGLALTILGVGLSGLIGAGFVGERLTPAAQLYIPGLTDIPLIGRVLFGEDAFVYFSIALIIGVWWFLYRTRAGLILRACGDNHISAHALGYPVLRIRTLAVMFGGACAGLAGAYLPLAYTPFFIPGMTAGRGWIALALVVFASWRPGRLVIGAYLFGAVTILQLHAQGWGVGIPSQFMSALPYLATVIVLVLLSRARTGGSTAPAALGTVFVPDR